GAAAAACAAGCATAAACAACAAGCCCGTGATCAATTCGACCAAAGGATATTGCGCACTGATCGGCGTCTTACAGTGGCGGCACCGAGCACGAAGGATTATCCAACTGAGCAAGGGGATATTGTCGTACCACGCAATGGAGTTGAGGCATTTAGGACACCGTGATCGGGGCTGTACTACCGATGCGCCTGAAGGCCAGCGGCTAATGCAAACGTTACAAAAACTTCCGATAACCGTTCCTAAAATAAAGGCGGCGCCAAGAAAGAAAACTTGTATAGTTAACGTGAACTCTGAAAAGTGCATGGTTCTTCCCTTATATCGCTGTATTGAAAGGCACAGTATACGAGTTTAAACGCCTAAACCGCAACTCTCAGCGTCGTCGCAGACCCGAAGCAAAGAGTCTCTGTCTTAAGTCTCTGCTTCAATTTCATCAGCCGTCAACACCATTCCCAAATTCGCAGGGTTGCAAAAGAATCCACGGGATTTTCAATTGTGTTATGATTTAATCGACCAATCTTTGAGTGTCTCCATTGAGGGAATTCGCGATGAAAAAGCCTTTTCACCTTCTATATATCCTGCTTTTAGCGTCCCCCCTGCTTCTTTCCTTGCTAAGTTGCGGGGGTTCCAAGCCGGAAAAAGCACCGACCAATCTTTCCGTACCGCCTGAACCCGAAACAGCGGTTAGCAGCCGTCCCGATGTGGAACATGCACGCGCCCAAGAAAACAATACCGACACGCTGCTTACACAACCACCCCTCCCGCCGCAACCAACGGAAAGAGAAGAGAAGGACAATTTCGATGTAGAATGGTCCCATACTTTTGATGCGGCAGAAACAGTCCACAGCGATGAATCCTTCGCCGGCGCTGCAACGAAGAACAAGGCTGCTGCAGAGAAAGCGGAAGCAGCAGCGCGGATACTGCACAGTGACGCCGTGCCACGGGTTCCTGATGATTTTCCCTTTGACGTTCCACAGTACCCCCATGCACGGGTGCATATGAGTATGGAGGATGAAGATTTCCGTTTTTTCTTGCAAGCCTCCACGGCAGACAGCATGAAGACCGTCATTGATTTTTTCGAAACTGAAACAGCTAAAGAGGGATGGGAACAACCAACGAGTACGGATAAGAACGACGCGGCTCCCACCCTTAGTTTTGAGAAAAAAGGACGCTTTCTCACCATCAATCTAAGCGAGGAAGAAGAGCAAGTCACCTTCCGACTCGTCACAGGATTCAACTAAAGATACCATGATTTACAGGATATGCACGACCCATAAGCGCTATAAGTGACGCTTCTTATGTCGCCGTGAATCGCCATGCAGCACAACTCCGTTTAACCATTACGCAATCCCATGAGAAAGTGAAGATCAGGTGGACGTACTCTTAACAACAGCCAATGCACGCTATACACACTGCGCCTTCGGACTGAAATGTCTCGCGGCTGCGCTGGAAGCGACCGGGCACACAGCGCACATACAAGAATTCACCATTCAACATGCTCCCTATTACATTGTAGAAGAATTATTAGCACAAAATCCGACCGTTATAGGGCTTGGCGTCTACATTTGGAATATAGACCTCATGGCACGGGTCATACATATTTTGCATGCCATCGCTCCGGGAATCACGTTGATTGTGGGCGGTCCTGAGACCTTCGGCGATGGGAAAGAAGAAAGTACTTTTGCCGGCGCTGACTATATTATTCGCGGTGAAGGGGAAGGAGCTTTAATTCAATTACTCGATCAATTGGAGGCGGGGATCTTTCCAAGAGAAAAAATCATTGACGGATTTTCCCCTGATCTCGATACACTCCCCAGCCCCTACCATCTTTACACAGCGGAAGATATACGGAATCGCATTGTCTATGTTGAAAGCAGCCGCGGCTGTCCTTATCGCTGCTCCTTTTGTTTGTCGGCACGGGATACCAAAATACGCTTTTTCCCCTTGCACTCTTTTCTGCTAGAAATGCGGGGTTTACTGGAACGGGGTGTCCGACTGTTTAAATTTACAGACCGAACGTTTAACGTTGATGAAGATCGGGCTTTAGAAATATTGGATTTCTTTTTAAAGCACCGTTCTGAGCATGCTCAGCTTCACTTTGAAATTATGCCTGATCGCGTTTCACCAAAACTTTTAACGGCCTTTGCCGCTTTTCCCGAGGGAAGCCTTCATCTCGAAGTAGGTATCCAAAGCACGAATAAAGATGTGCAGAAAAGAATCAAACGGTATCAAAATCTGGAGAAGACTTGGGAGACCCTCGCCTTTTTACGAGCGCAAACTGGCGCGCTGCTCCATGCCGATTTGATTGTTGGACTTCCCGATGAAAGTTTGGAATCTATCGGCGAAGGCTTTGATATTTTGGTCAAGGCAAATCTGCAAGAAATACAAGTGGGCTTATTAAAACGGCTGGACGGCACGCCCTTGGCGCTTGAAGATGACAGCACCTTGATCTTCGACACCGCTGCCCCCTACGAAATTCTGGAAACTTCTTGCCTTTCCTACACAAAAATACAGGAGATGAAGCGTTTTGCCCGCTATTTCGACTTATATTACAATCATGGAAACTTTAATGAGAGTCTAAACTTATTATGGCAAACGGGCAGCTCCCCTTTTTTAATTTTTAAAGACTTCTCTGAATTTATTTGGGCGCAAGTACGCCGCGTTCATGCCTTATCGTTGTCACGCTTGGCGGAACTCTTATACACTTATTTAAAGCGGCAGGGCATTGACCGGGCAATAGCGGCCTCCGTGATTGAGACTGAATTTCGCCGCTTGCCGGGACGTCAAGATGTTTTAAATTTTCAATAACATAAATCGTGGAGGCACGCAGATGCGTTGTTTTAGGGTATAGGGCATTTGAGGCGAGAATAATTGTCTGCTGATTTAGGTTTTACAAAAGGGAGAACAGAAACTATCCTATGAACCGGATACTGAAAGATATCGTTTATTTATCGGAAGACTTGAAGCATCGTGAATCTGCTACGCAGCAAGAAGCGCTAGCGGCGGACTATATCGAAACACGAATACAGCCTTTTGTTGATGTGGTTCAAAAATCTACTTTTAATGTGGTCAAAAACGCCAAACTGCTTATGAGTGCCTATTACGGCGAGTTTATTTTCATTTGCGCTCTCGCTTTCTGGTGGCCCGCCATCGCTCTTTACTACGGCGCGATCGTCTTTTTCGCCTATATGGCAGAGCACATGGGCTTCCCCGTTTTCTCCCGTCTATTTGCCGGCGCTCAATCCACCAACATCACGGGAATCAAAAAAGATAGACGGGCGCAAAAGCTCCTTATTTTTACCGCCTATATGGATACAAGCCACAATTTTATAGCGAAGTGGTTTAGACACACTTTTGTCCACATTTTTAAAGGAATCATTCCCGCGTTCATGATCCTCGTTCTTGCCGTTTTATTTGTAGACGTTTACGGCGATTACGCCGAC
This DNA window, taken from Candidatus Hydrogenedentota bacterium, encodes the following:
- a CDS encoding DUF4080 domain-containing protein; this translates as MDVLLTTANARYTHCAFGLKCLAAALEATGHTAHIQEFTIQHAPYYIVEELLAQNPTVIGLGVYIWNIDLMARVIHILHAIAPGITLIVGGPETFGDGKEESTFAGADYIIRGEGEGALIQLLDQLEAGIFPREKIIDGFSPDLDTLPSPYHLYTAEDIRNRIVYVESSRGCPYRCSFCLSARDTKIRFFPLHSFLLEMRGLLERGVRLFKFTDRTFNVDEDRALEILDFFLKHRSEHAQLHFEIMPDRVSPKLLTAFAAFPEGSLHLEVGIQSTNKDVQKRIKRYQNLEKTWETLAFLRAQTGALLHADLIVGLPDESLESIGEGFDILVKANLQEIQVGLLKRLDGTPLALEDDSTLIFDTAAPYEILETSCLSYTKIQEMKRFARYFDLYYNHGNFNESLNLLWQTGSSPFLIFKDFSEFIWAQVRRVHALSLSRLAELLYTYLKRQGIDRAIAASVIETEFRRLPGRQDVLNFQ